The genomic DNA CCCCTGACTCAAAAACCGCAGCGTCCGCCCGCGCCTAATGCACCCGGCTGCCGTTGGGCACAGGCACGGCCACGGCCAGCAGCACCGGGTGGCCGTCGGCATCGGGCGCGCCCAGCACCAGCACTTCGGACCGGAAGGGGCCAATTTGCTTGGGCGGAAAATTGACCACGGCCAGCACCTGCCGGCCCAGCAGCGTAGTCGGTGTGTAGTGGTGCGTGAGCTGCGCGCTCGACTTTTTGAGGCCGATTACCGGTCCGAAATCCAGCACCAGCTGATAAGCCGGGCGGCGCGCTTCAGCAAACTCGCGGGCCTCCACGATGGTGCCGACCCGCAGGTCTGTTTGCTCAAAATCAGCCCAGGAAATCATGCGGCAAGGGGGGTAGGGAATCAGGCGTCTTTCTCGGCAAATTCGGCTAAATCCAGCAATTGCTGGCGCACCTGGGCTTCCCACTGGGCTTGGCGCGCGTGCTCCAGGCCGTGCCGGGTTTCGAGGTCGTAGTCGTCTTCGGCCTTTTGCCAGGCGGCGTAGGAAGCCTGGCTCACGCGGTCGAAACGGTCGCCCAACTTGCTGCACGACAGGCGCATGGTGGCCAGCTGCTGGCGCAGGCGGCGCGCATACACCTCGGCAATATCGAAGTGCAGCTGCTCGTGGCGCAGCAGCGCGGGCGTCATGGCGGCCGGGTCGCGCACCCACGACGCCGTGGGGGAAAAGCTGGCCTGTGCGGTGCCCGTAAACACGTCGCCCCGGCAAATAGCACCAGTGTTAATGTTGGCCGACGTGAGTGCCGCGTGAGTCTGGCCCGGCCGGGGCCGACCCTTGAAATCACTCACCTTAAGCGGCCGGCTGGCCGACCACCGAATGAACCCGGCGGGCAGCTGCACGGTGGCCTGCGCGGCGGCCGGCCGCGCCGCCAGCAGCCCCAGCGTCAGGCAGCAACTGAGAAGAATACGCATGAAAAAAGCGGTTACGGATGCGGAAGAGGGGGTAGGGCGGGAATTAATAAAGCCGTCTGTCATTGCGAGCGAAGCGCGGCAATCGCACCAGAACGGTGGATGAACGACTGGCGTGGATGTTGTGCTGGTGCGATTGCCGCGCTTCGCTCGCAATGACAAACGTCTTTTGCGTAAGCCCTATTAATACATCAATTTTAATTCATCCCTACCTCCTTCGCAACGGCCAAGCCGGCCGGGCAAGTTCCGCGCGGCTAGCCGGCCGGCTGGCCCATTACCACGGTTTCTTCCGCATCGACCAGCGCCTCACCCGGCTGGCGGGGGCCGGCGGCCGGCTGCCCCGGCGCCGTGCGGCGGCGGAAGCGCAACAGCAGCACCACGGCCACGATGCTGAGGCCCGTGAGCAGGCCCAGCCACACGCCCGGCGCGCCCAGCTTCAGGCCGAAACCCAGGCCGTAGCCGAGGGGTAGGGCAATGGCCCAGTAGGCCAGCAGCGCCACCACCGAGGGCACCTTTACGTCTTCGAGGCCGCGCAGCGCGCCCAGGCCCACCACCTGCAGGCCATCCGACACCTGGAAGGCGGCCGCGATGGCCAGCAGCGTGGCCGCCTGCGCCACCACGGCCGGGTCGGTGTTGTAGAAAGTCGGAATGACGTGGCGCAGCCCAATCAGCAGCAAGCCCATCGCGCTCATAAAGCCGAAGGCCAGCCAGTAGGCCGCGAAGCCCGCCTGCCGCGCGCCCGCCAGGTCGCCGCTGCCGCGCAGGTTGCCTACCCGAATGGTGGCCGCCGCCGCAATGCCCGTGGCCGCCATGTACGTGACGGACGCCACGTTAATAGCAATCTGGTGGGCCGCCTGGGGCGTCACGCCAATCCAGCCAATCATTAAATATGACATGCTGAACGCGCCCACTTCCAGCATCATCTGCACGCCGATGGGGAGGCCCAGGGCCAGCTGCCCGCGCAGCTCGGCCAGGCCCGGCCGCAGCCAGGCCGACGCCTGGGCGGGCCGGCGCGCACGCAGCTTCTCGGCGCGCAGCACGAACTGCGCCATCAGCAGGGCCATGCCCAGGCGCGAAATCAGGGTGGCCCAGGCCGAGCCCATCAGCCCCATTTTGGGCGCGCCGAAGTGCCCGAAAATCAGCGCGTAGCACAGCAGCGCGTTCAGCACGTTGGCCACGATGGAAAGCTGCATGGCCTGGCGCGTCAGCCCCAGCCCCTCGGCCCACTCCCGAAACCCCTGAAACACCATTAGCGGCAGCAGCGACAGGCCCACCACGCGCACCCAGGGCGTAGCCTGCGTCACTACCGCGGTGGCCTGCCCCAGGTAGGGTAGGACCAGCGGCAGCAGCTGGCTGAGGCCCGCCAGCAGCACGCCCACCAGCGTATTCAGCCACACCGTGCCCACCAGCAGGCGGCCCAGCGCGGCGTGGTCCCCGCGCCCGTTGGCCGCCGCCACGCGCGGCACCGCTCCCATGCTGATGCCCAGGCCCAGCACCAGCAGCAGCGACGTCGTGCTCACGCCCATGCCCACCGCGTCGAGCGGCAGCTTGCCCAAATGCCCCACCAGCACCGAGTCGGTGACGCCCACCAACACGTGGCCGAGCTGGCTCAGTACCACGGGGTAGGCCAGGAGAATAGTAGGGCGAAGGTGGGATTTCACTTGGTAAGGGGGTAGGCTAACTTGTCATTGCGAACAGCGCGTTTGTCATTGCGAGCGCAGCGCGGCAATCGCACCTGCACGATGAACGACCGACCGGCGCGGATGTCGTTCTGGGGCGATTGCCGCGCTTCGCTCGCAATGACAAACGCGCTGTTCGCAATTACTGGCGAGGGTAATTCACCCCAAAATTACATCCCTACCTCGCCACCGCCAGCACCACGTCGGCAAAGTCGCCGGCCTCATCCTGAAATACCTCGACCACCCGCAGGCCCGCTCCGGCCGCCAATCCGGCTATCTGGGGTAGGGTAAACTTATAAGAGCTTTCGGTGTGAATAGCCTCCCAGGCGGCAATTTCGAAGGTCTGACCGGCCAGCGCGGCCACCCGCACCGTTTGGGCGCGGCGGCTCACCAGCCACGAGCGCATGGCCCCGGTGCTGGGGTCGTAGTCGGGGAAATGCTGCCAGGCATCGAGCTGAAAATCAGCCCCGGCCTCGGCATTGAGCCGGCGCAGCAGGTTGAAATTAAACTCGGCCGTGACGCCCTGCGCGTCGTCATACGCCGCCCGGATGCGGCGCGGGTCCTTGCGCAGGTCGAAGCCCACCAGCAGGCGGTCGGCCGCCGTGAGTGGCTGGACCAGCTCACGCAGAAAAACCACCTGCTCGGCCGGCGTGAAGTTGCCGATGTTCGAGCCCAGAAACAGCACCGCTTTGGCCCCCGGCCGGGTGGCCAGCGTGGTGAGCGCCGCGCCGTATTCGGCGGCCAGCGGCTCGGTGGGCAGGGTAGGCAGCTCGCGGCGCAACGTGGCCGCCAGCTCGTCGAGGGCCGAGGGCGAAATATCGACCGGCACGTAGGAGAGTGCCACTGGCTGGGCTTGCAGCTCACGCAGCAAGAGCTTGGTTTTCAGGCCGTCGCCAGCGCCCAACTCCACCACGGCCAGCGGCTGGCCAGCACCTGCGCCCGCCGCCAGCGCCCGCCCAATGGCCGCGCCCTGTGCCTGAAAAATAGCCAGCTCGGTGCGGGTGGGGTAATACTCGGGCAGCCCCATTATCTGCTGAAACAGTCGGCTGCCCGTCGCATCATAAAAGTATTTGGACGACAGCGTTTTCGGCGTTTGGCTAAAACCCTGGGCCAGGTGTTCGGCAAGGTGGTTCAAGGAAATGGGTACTTGGTAATGGGTAATAAGTAGTGGGTACTGGGTGCTGGGTAAGCAGGGGTAGAGAAGGAAGTACTAGGAGCACGCGATAAAAGCGCTTACTCATTGCCTATTACCCATTACTCGTTGTTTTTAGGCCACAGCAGCGACGCCCCCACGGAGCCCAACAGCAACAGCCCCACTATGCCCAGCGAAACCGGCATGGGTAGCTCCAGGTTAAAGCGTTCGCGCAAAATATCTTCGACCAACAGCTTACCCCCAATGAAAATCAGGATGAAAGCCAGCCCATAGTTGAGGTAATGAAACAGCCGCATGAGGCTGGCTAGGGCGAAATACAGCGCCCGCAGCCCCAGTAGCGCAAACACGTTGGAGGTATAAACCACGAACGTGTCGCGCGAAATGGCCAGGATGGCCGGAATGGAATCGGCCGCGAAAACCACGTCGGTCGTCTCAATCATCACCAGCACCACCAGCAGGGGGGTAGCAAACCGCACGCCCGCGCGCCGCGTGAAAAACTTGCCTCCATCGAGCTGCCGCGTAATGGGCAGGTGCCGGCTCAAAAACCGCACGATGGGGTTGTTGTTGGGGTCAATCTCGGGGTCGGCACCGCCGCTGAAGGCCATGCGCCCGCCCGTATACATCAGAAAAATCCCCAGAATGTAGAGCAAAAAGTGAAACTTGGCCAGCAGCGCCGCGCCCGCCACAATGAAGATGCCGCGCAGCAGCAGCGCCCCCAGCACGCCCCAGAACAAAATGCGGTGCTGATACTCGGCCGGCACCTTAAAGTAGGTGAAAATGAGGAGGAACACGAACAGGTTGTCCACGCTCAGCGCCTTCTCGATGAGGTAGCCCGTCAGCCATTGCAGGCCCGCCTCGTGGCCCATCGTGCGGTACACGAAAAAGTTGAACGTCAGCGAAAGCGTTATCCAGAATGCGCTCCAGCCCAACGCCTCGCCCAGCTTCACGGCGTGGGTCCGGCGATTAAGAACCAGCAAATCGAGCAATAAAAGCCCGACTACCAGCAGGTTAAATAAAAGCCAAAATAGAGGAGTGTTTTCCATCCGGTAGCGTTGTGCTTACCCGATACGCAAAAACAGGGGGGTAGGGTAGGCGCGTGTGCGGTAAGCTTTAGCTTGCCGCACACGCGCCTACCCTACGCTGATGCTGGGCTGCCCTTGCGGCGCGTCACTAGTGCGGCGCGGCGGGTGAATCCAGCTGCTCAGCTTCATTTGCACCACCCCAAACAGCGCCTCTTTAAAGATGCCTTTCGACATTTTTGACTGGCCGCGGGTGCGGTCGGTGAAGATGATGGGCACTTCTTTGATGCGAAAGCCCAGGCAATAGGCCAGCCATTTCATCTCAATCTGGAAGGCGTAGCCCACGAAGTGAATCCTGCTCAGGTCGATGGCTCGCAGCACCCGCGCCGAGTAGCACTTGAAGCCCGCCGTGGCATCGTGAATGGGCATTCCGGTGACGAAACGCACGTATTTCGAGGCGAAATACGACATCAGCACCCGGTTCATGGGCCAGTTCACCACGTTCACGCCGTCGCTGTAGCGCGAGCCGATGGCCAGGTCGTAGCCCTGCACGGCGCAGGCTTCGCGCAGGCGCAGCAGGTCCTGCGGGTTGTGCGAAAAGTCGGCGTCCATCTCAAACACGTACTCATAGCCCCGCGCCAGCGCCCAACGAAAGCCAAAAATGTAGGCCGTGCCCAGGCCCTGCTTGCCCGCGCGCTCTTCCAAAAACAGCCGGCCCGCG from Hymenobacter psoromatis includes the following:
- a CDS encoding tRNA-binding protein, which encodes MISWADFEQTDLRVGTIVEAREFAEARRPAYQLVLDFGPVIGLKKSSAQLTHHYTPTTLLGRQVLAVVNFPPKQIGPFRSEVLVLGAPDADGHPVLLAVAVPVPNGSRVH
- a CDS encoding tellurium resistance protein TerC, producing the protein MENTPLFWLLFNLLVVGLLLLDLLVLNRRTHAVKLGEALGWSAFWITLSLTFNFFVYRTMGHEAGLQWLTGYLIEKALSVDNLFVFLLIFTYFKVPAEYQHRILFWGVLGALLLRGIFIVAGAALLAKFHFLLYILGIFLMYTGGRMAFSGGADPEIDPNNNPIVRFLSRHLPITRQLDGGKFFTRRAGVRFATPLLVVLVMIETTDVVFAADSIPAILAISRDTFVVYTSNVFALLGLRALYFALASLMRLFHYLNYGLAFILIFIGGKLLVEDILRERFNLELPMPVSLGIVGLLLLGSVGASLLWPKNNE
- a CDS encoding dolichyl-phosphate beta-D-mannosyltransferase, producing the protein MSTMAAGLVLIPTYNERENVELILRAVLALPKDFHVLVIDDGSPDGTGAVVRGLLAEFAGRLFLEERAGKQGLGTAYIFGFRWALARGYEYVFEMDADFSHNPQDLLRLREACAVQGYDLAIGSRYSDGVNVVNWPMNRVLMSYFASKYVRFVTGMPIHDATAGFKCYSARVLRAIDLSRIHFVGYAFQIEMKWLAYCLGFRIKEVPIIFTDRTRGQSKMSKGIFKEALFGVVQMKLSSWIHPPRRTSDAPQGQPSISVG